A part of Helicobacter ibis genomic DNA contains:
- a CDS encoding radical SAM/SPASM domain-containing protein: MGLLYTKYKVFHYKYKIDSLPKDREITPPVHIRIKPTNVCNHDCWYCAYKVSNLQLGKDMVERDYIPEDKMLEIIDDCESMGVKAITFSGGGEPLVYKYMKSTLQRLAQSSIAFATLTNGSKLNGEIAEIFAHNGTWVRVSMDGFSNESYKKFRGVGKAEFDKIIKNMEDFKKLGGSCYLGVSYIVGAENYKEIYSMAKILSDIGVDSMKISPTITSNDGEETNKYHKEFYESAKEQIQKAKESFGKDLEIYDSYHYQLGSFEKDYNWCPYSQVLMVIGADLNIYPCQDKAYNLDEALLGSIKDISFKEWWFNNKEAFFKVDPTCVCNHHCVAHEKNKMILEYLNADKKHLGFV; the protein is encoded by the coding sequence TTGGGATTATTATATACAAAATATAAAGTATTTCATTATAAATACAAAATAGATTCGTTGCCAAAAGATAGGGAGATAACACCTCCTGTGCATATAAGGATAAAGCCCACTAATGTATGCAATCATGATTGTTGGTATTGTGCTTATAAGGTATCTAATTTGCAACTTGGTAAGGATATGGTTGAGAGGGATTATATACCAGAAGATAAAATGCTAGAAATAATTGATGATTGTGAGAGCATGGGTGTTAAGGCTATAACATTTAGCGGTGGTGGGGAGCCATTAGTTTATAAATACATGAAAAGTACATTGCAAAGACTTGCACAGAGCAGTATTGCTTTTGCTACACTTACAAATGGTTCAAAGTTAAATGGAGAAATAGCAGAGATTTTTGCACATAATGGAACTTGGGTTAGAGTAAGTATGGACGGCTTTAGCAATGAAAGTTATAAGAAATTTCGTGGCGTTGGGAAGGCAGAGTTTGATAAAATCATTAAAAATATGGAAGACTTTAAGAAGCTTGGTGGAAGTTGCTATCTTGGCGTTAGCTATATTGTTGGAGCTGAAAATTATAAAGAAATTTATAGTATGGCAAAAATTTTAAGCGATATTGGTGTGGATTCTATGAAAATATCCCCTACAATTACAAGCAATGATGGAGAAGAGACAAACAAATATCATAAAGAGTTTTATGAGAGTGCTAAAGAGCAGATACAAAAGGCAAAAGAATCTTTTGGTAAAGATTTGGAGATTTATGATTCATATCATTATCAACTAGGTAGCTTTGAAAAAGACTATAATTGGTGTCCTTATTCTCAAGTGCTAATGGTTATTGGTGCGGATTTAAATATTTATCCTTGTCAAGATAAGGCTTATAATTTAGATGAAGCATTGCTTGGAAGTATTAAAGATATATCTTTTAAAGAGTGGTGGTTTAATAATAAAGAGGCATTTTTTAAGGTTGATCCAACTTGTGTGTGTAATCATCATTGTGTAGCACATGAGAAAAATAAAATGATTTTAGAATATTTAAATGCTGATAAGAAGCATTTGGGATTTGTGTAG
- a CDS encoding O-methyltransferase encodes MLFPYLRVGGILMIDDGFFVGDILNDEPQTQKGKGVKKFLESLLKRDDVNSLLLPLGAGSCIVTKLRS; translated from the coding sequence ATGTTATTTCCATATTTAAGAGTTGGTGGTATTTTGATGATTGATGATGGATTTTTTGTCGGAGATATCTTAAATGATGAACCACAAACGCAAAAAGGTAAAGGTGTTAAGAAATTCTTAGAATCTCTTTTAAAAAGAGATGATGTAAATTCTTTGTTGCTTCCGCTTGGTGCTGGAAGTTGCATTGTTACAAAGCTTAGGAGTTAA
- a CDS encoding O-methyltransferase, with translation MQYKMSDRIIPNQEPFLEYYKEDRESLNDRIFATCLKYSKIDNRDSSFKFHKDFPEQQYMGTDPIVRKFQSILISQIQAKKVLEIGTFVGMGTINLAKSVGESGSVTTIEKFSEFANIAKENFKQAGLDNITLLEGNAFEIIQDLTSERGGGGFI, from the coding sequence ATGCAATATAAGATGAGTGATAGAATAATTCCAAATCAAGAACCATTTTTGGAGTATTATAAAGAAGATAGAGAATCGTTAAATGATAGAATTTTTGCAACTTGTTTAAAATACTCTAAAATAGACAATAGAGATTCTAGTTTTAAGTTTCATAAAGACTTCCCAGAGCAACAATACATGGGTACAGATCCAATAGTTAGAAAATTTCAGAGCATTTTAATATCTCAAATACAAGCTAAAAAAGTGCTAGAAATTGGGACATTTGTAGGAATGGGAACTATAAATTTAGCTAAAAGCGTTGGTGAGAGTGGAAGTGTAACTACTATTGAAAAATTTAGTGAGTTTGCAAATATTGCTAAAGAAAATTTTAAACAAGCAGGATTAGATAATATTACACTCTTAGAAGGCAATGCATTTGAAATCATACAAGATCTAACCTCTGAGAGAGGGGGGGGGGGATTTATATGA
- a CDS encoding class I SAM-dependent methyltransferase — protein MGRILNIFTKLHKKTARDYIARMMDSKIECMEVAKKYDESFWDGDRRYGYGGYKYDGRWEAVARDLIEIYKLGNNSKILDVGCGKAFLLYEIKKILPNCQIVGFDISEYALQNAKEEVKNNLFKFSAKDPFPFGDKEFDLVISLGTLHNLSIYHLKNAFSEMERIAKDSYFMVESYRNNKELFNLQCWALTCDSFFSPSEWIWLMGEFGYKGDYEFIYFE, from the coding sequence ATGGGAAGAATATTAAATATTTTTACAAAACTACATAAAAAGACTGCTAGAGATTATATAGCAAGAATGATGGATTCTAAAATAGAATGCATGGAAGTAGCAAAAAAGTATGATGAATCTTTTTGGGATGGGGATAGAAGATATGGCTATGGTGGATATAAGTATGATGGTAGATGGGAGGCTGTGGCTAGGGATTTAATAGAAATTTATAAACTAGGTAATAATAGCAAGATTTTAGATGTGGGTTGTGGTAAGGCGTTTTTACTCTATGAGATAAAAAAGATACTTCCAAATTGTCAGATTGTGGGATTTGATATTTCAGAATATGCTTTGCAAAACGCAAAAGAAGAAGTGAAAAACAATCTTTTTAAATTTAGTGCTAAAGATCCATTTCCATTTGGAGATAAAGAGTTTGATTTGGTTATTTCTTTAGGAACTTTGCATAATTTGTCTATATATCATTTAAAAAATGCTTTTAGTGAAATGGAGAGGATTGCAAAAGATTCCTATTTCATGGTCGAATCTTACAGGAATAATAAAGAGCTTTTTAATTTGCAGTGTTGGGCATTAACTTGTGATAGCTTTTTTTCTCCTAGCGAGTGGATATGGCTTATGGGTGAGTTTGGCTATAAAGGTGATTATGAGTTTATATATTTTGAATAG